In Pseudomonas sp. GCEP-101, one DNA window encodes the following:
- the ribD gene encoding bifunctional diaminohydroxyphosphoribosylaminopyrimidine deaminase/5-amino-6-(5-phosphoribosylamino)uracil reductase RibD, whose amino-acid sequence MSEVDEFWMARAIELARKGWYTTHPNPRVGCVIVRDGEVVGEGWHVRAGEPHAEVHALRQAGDKARGATAYVTLEPCSHFGRTPPCADALIGAGLARVVAAMQDPNPQVAGSGMTRIAEAGIQIRCGVLESEARALNVGFLKRMETGLPFVRVKLAMSLDGRTAMASGESQWITGPAARRAVQRLRAQSSVVLSGADTVLTDDARLTVRPAELGLDAEQTGLAAQRQPLRVLIDGRLRVPLTATFFQAGPALVISTRDDPNYAVVGHELLNLAGLDGQVDLAALLSELGRRGINEVLVEAGPRLAGAFARLGLVDEYSIFMAPKLLGSSARPLLELPLERMSESRELKIVDIRAVGDDWLVTARPL is encoded by the coding sequence ATGAGCGAGGTGGACGAGTTCTGGATGGCCCGCGCCATTGAGCTGGCGCGCAAGGGCTGGTACACGACCCATCCCAACCCTCGTGTGGGCTGCGTCATCGTCCGCGATGGCGAGGTGGTCGGCGAAGGCTGGCACGTGCGCGCCGGCGAGCCCCACGCGGAAGTCCACGCCCTGCGCCAGGCCGGCGACAAGGCTCGTGGCGCCACCGCCTACGTCACCCTGGAGCCCTGCAGCCACTTCGGCCGCACGCCGCCCTGTGCCGACGCGCTGATCGGCGCCGGTCTCGCCCGCGTGGTCGCCGCCATGCAGGACCCGAACCCGCAGGTCGCCGGCAGCGGCATGACACGCATCGCCGAGGCGGGCATCCAGATTCGCTGCGGCGTGCTGGAGAGCGAAGCCCGCGCGCTGAACGTGGGCTTCCTCAAGCGCATGGAAACCGGTCTGCCCTTCGTCCGCGTGAAGCTGGCGATGAGCCTGGACGGCCGCACCGCCATGGCCAGCGGGGAGAGTCAGTGGATCACCGGCCCCGCCGCGCGCCGCGCCGTGCAGCGTCTGCGCGCGCAGTCCAGCGTGGTGCTTTCCGGCGCCGATACCGTGCTGACCGACGATGCCCGCCTGACCGTGCGCCCGGCCGAGCTGGGCCTGGACGCCGAACAGACCGGGCTGGCCGCGCAGCGCCAGCCGTTGCGCGTGCTGATCGATGGTCGCCTGCGCGTGCCGCTGACCGCCACCTTCTTCCAGGCTGGCCCTGCCCTGGTGATCAGCACCCGCGACGACCCGAACTACGCCGTGGTCGGCCACGAACTGCTGAACCTCGCCGGCCTCGATGGCCAGGTCGACCTGGCGGCGCTGCTGAGCGAACTCGGCCGCCGTGGCATCAACGAAGTGCTGGTGGAAGCCGGCCCGCGCCTGGCCGGCGCCTTCGCCCGCCTCGGGCTGGTGGACGAATACAGCATCTTCATGGCGCCCAAGCTGCTCGGCTCCTCCGCGCGCCCGCTGCTGGAGCTGCCGCTGGAGCGGATGAGCGAATCCCGCGAGCTGAAGATCGTCGACATCCGTGCGGTGGGGGACGACTGGCTGGTCACCGCCAGACCGCTGTGA
- the ribBA gene encoding bifunctional 3,4-dihydroxy-2-butanone-4-phosphate synthase/GTP cyclohydrolase II — MALNSIEELLDDMRQGKMVILMDDEDRENEGDLIIASECVRTEDINFMARFARGLICMPMTRERCERLGLPLMVQRNGSGFGTKFTVSIEAAEGVTTGISAADRARTVQAAAAKNAVAADIVSPGHIFPLMSQPGGVLARAGHTEAACDLARMAGFEPSGVICEIMNDDGTMARRPELEEFAKQHNIKIGTIADLIHYRLIHERTVERLAEQKLDTELGQFNLITYRDSVEGDVHLALTLGNVCPEEPTLVRVHNPDPLRDLLMVNQAGRWSLRAAMAKVAEAGSGVVLLLGHQVGGDDLLAHVREITNTPAPVQKPTTTYSTVGAGSQILRDLGVRKMRLMSAPMRFNAISGFDLEVVEYLPADGQH, encoded by the coding sequence ATGGCACTCAACAGCATTGAAGAACTGCTCGACGACATGCGTCAGGGCAAGATGGTCATCCTCATGGATGACGAGGACCGCGAGAACGAAGGCGACCTGATCATCGCCTCCGAGTGCGTCCGCACCGAAGACATCAACTTCATGGCCCGCTTCGCCCGTGGCCTGATCTGCATGCCGATGACCCGCGAGCGCTGCGAGCGCCTGGGCCTGCCGCTGATGGTGCAGCGCAACGGCTCCGGCTTCGGCACCAAGTTCACCGTCTCTATCGAGGCCGCCGAAGGCGTCACCACCGGCATCTCCGCCGCCGACCGCGCCCGCACCGTGCAGGCCGCCGCGGCGAAGAACGCCGTCGCCGCCGACATCGTCAGCCCCGGCCACATCTTCCCGCTGATGTCGCAACCCGGCGGCGTGCTGGCTCGCGCCGGCCATACCGAAGCAGCCTGCGACCTGGCGCGCATGGCCGGGTTCGAGCCGTCCGGGGTGATCTGCGAGATCATGAACGACGACGGCACCATGGCCCGTCGCCCGGAACTGGAAGAGTTCGCCAAGCAGCACAACATCAAGATCGGCACCATCGCCGACCTGATCCACTACCGCCTGATCCACGAGCGCACCGTCGAGCGCCTGGCCGAGCAGAAGCTGGACACCGAGCTGGGCCAGTTCAACCTGATCACCTACCGCGACTCCGTGGAAGGCGACGTGCACCTGGCGCTGACCCTGGGCAACGTCTGCCCCGAAGAGCCGACCCTGGTGCGCGTGCACAACCCCGACCCGCTGCGCGACCTGCTGATGGTCAACCAGGCGGGCCGCTGGAGCCTGCGCGCGGCCATGGCCAAGGTGGCCGAGGCCGGCTCCGGCGTGGTCCTGCTGCTGGGCCACCAGGTGGGCGGCGACGACCTGCTGGCGCATGTCCGCGAGATCACCAACACCCCGGCGCCGGTGCAGAAGCCGACCACCACCTACAGCACCGTGGGTGCCGGTTCGCAGATCCTGCGCGACCTGGGCGTGCGCAAGATGCGCCTGATGTCGGCGCCGATGCGCTTCAACGCGATATCCGGTTTTGACCTGGAAGTTGTAGAATATCTGCCCGCTGACGGGCAGCACTGA
- the nrdR gene encoding transcriptional regulator NrdR translates to MHCPFCGAHDTKVIDSRLVAEGDQVRRRRECLACGERFTTFETAELVMPRLIKQDGSRQPFDEDKLRAGMQRALEKRPVSIERLEEALAHIKHKLRATGEREIKSRVLGELVMAELQKLDEVAYIRFASVYRRFQDLNEFREEIERLAREPSKE, encoded by the coding sequence ATGCATTGTCCTTTCTGCGGCGCCCACGACACCAAAGTCATCGATTCGCGCCTGGTCGCCGAGGGCGACCAGGTTCGCCGGCGCCGCGAGTGCCTGGCCTGCGGCGAGCGTTTCACCACCTTCGAGACCGCCGAGCTGGTCATGCCGCGCCTGATCAAGCAGGACGGCAGCCGCCAGCCCTTCGACGAAGACAAGCTGCGCGCCGGCATGCAGCGCGCGCTGGAAAAACGCCCGGTGAGCATCGAGCGGCTGGAGGAGGCGCTGGCCCACATCAAGCACAAGCTGCGCGCCACCGGCGAGCGCGAGATCAAGTCGCGGGTGCTGGGCGAGCTGGTCATGGCCGAGCTGCAGAAGCTCGATGAAGTCGCCTATATCCGCTTCGCCTCGGTGTACCGCCGCTTCCAGGACCTCAACGAGTTCCGCGAGGAAATCGAGCGCCTGGCCCGCGAGCCGTCCAAGGAATGA
- a CDS encoding riboflavin synthase translates to MFTGIIESIGTIAAITPKGGDVRLYVKTGKLDLADVKLGDSIAVNGICLTAVDLPGDGLWADVSRETLARTAFAQLKIGSRVNLEKALTPTTRLGGHLVSGHVDGVGEIVKREENARAIQFTVRAPRELAKYIALKGSITVDGTSLTVNAVNGAEFELTIVPHTVQETIMADYRGGRLVNLEVDLLARYLERLLLGDKAAEPAAGAGGITEAFLAENGFLKH, encoded by the coding sequence ATGTTCACCGGCATAATCGAATCCATCGGCACCATTGCGGCCATCACCCCCAAGGGCGGTGACGTACGCCTGTACGTGAAGACCGGCAAGCTCGACCTCGCCGACGTCAAGCTCGGCGACAGCATCGCCGTCAATGGCATCTGCCTGACGGCGGTGGACCTGCCCGGCGACGGCCTCTGGGCCGACGTCAGCCGCGAGACCCTGGCGCGCACCGCCTTCGCCCAGCTCAAGATCGGCAGCCGGGTGAACCTGGAAAAGGCCCTGACCCCGACCACCCGCCTGGGCGGCCACCTGGTCAGCGGCCACGTCGACGGCGTCGGCGAGATCGTCAAGCGCGAGGAAAACGCCCGCGCCATCCAGTTCACCGTGCGCGCTCCGCGCGAGCTGGCCAAGTACATCGCGCTCAAGGGCTCGATCACCGTGGACGGCACCAGCCTGACGGTGAACGCGGTCAACGGCGCCGAGTTCGAGCTGACCATCGTCCCGCACACGGTGCAGGAGACCATCATGGCCGACTACCGCGGTGGTCGCCTGGTCAACCTCGAAGTGGACCTGCTGGCGCGCTACCTGGAGCGTCTGCTGCTGGGCGACAAGGCGGCGGAACCCGCCGCTGGCGCTGGCGGCATCACCGAAGCATTCCTGGCCGAAAACGGCTTTCTGAAACACTGA
- a CDS encoding OmpW/AlkL family protein: MRKSWLTASLLSLAVAAPIAAQAADIRGHQAGDFLVRGGIATVAPDDSSSDIKLDGAKVSGTKATVNSDTQLGLTFAYLLTDKIGVELVAATPFKHQVDVKGLNRATGLTGLDGKLADIKQLPPTVLLQYYPMGGTSSAFQPYGGLGVNYTTFFDEDLASNRKDQGFSNLKLQDSWGLAAELGMDYMLNEHAFVNAAVWYMDIDTKASVNGPTALGVQKTKVDVDVDPWVYMVGFGYRF; this comes from the coding sequence ATGCGTAAGTCCTGGCTCACCGCCTCTCTGCTTTCCCTGGCCGTTGCGGCCCCCATCGCCGCCCAGGCCGCTGACATCCGTGGTCACCAGGCTGGCGATTTCCTGGTACGCGGCGGTATTGCCACCGTGGCACCCGATGACAGCAGCTCCGACATCAAGCTCGACGGCGCCAAAGTCAGCGGCACCAAAGCCACCGTCAACAGCGACACCCAACTGGGCCTGACCTTCGCCTACCTGCTCACCGACAAAATCGGTGTCGAGCTGGTCGCCGCCACTCCGTTCAAGCACCAGGTTGACGTGAAAGGCCTGAACCGCGCCACTGGCCTGACTGGGCTGGACGGCAAGCTCGCCGACATCAAGCAACTGCCGCCGACCGTCCTGCTGCAGTACTACCCCATGGGTGGTACCAGCTCTGCCTTCCAGCCCTACGGCGGCCTGGGCGTGAACTACACCACCTTCTTCGACGAAGACCTGGCCAGCAACCGCAAGGACCAGGGCTTCAGCAACCTGAAGCTGCAGGACTCCTGGGGTCTGGCCGCCGAACTGGGCATGGACTACATGCTCAACGAACACGCCTTCGTCAACGCCGCGGTCTGGTACATGGACATCGACACCAAGGCCAGTGTCAACGGCCCGACTGCACTGGGCGTGCAGAAAACCAAAGTCGACGTTGACGTCGACCCCTGGGTTTACATGGTTGGTTTCGGCTACCGTTTCTGA
- a CDS encoding class I SAM-dependent methyltransferase produces MTPPLSLQRALGELLGDARLSAETLPGTDIRLWLIDAQNMDRAFSPDETRRILEEPPYWCFCWASGLVLARWLAERPDWVRGKRVLDFGAGSGIAAIAAAKAGAAEVVACDLDPLALDACRANAELNGVELTYSADFFQEEDRFDLIIVADVLYDRANLPLLDEFLSRGREALVADSRVRDFSHPLYQRLGILDGCTWPDLAEPAEFRHVSLYHAQRG; encoded by the coding sequence GTGACGCCGCCGCTGTCCCTGCAGCGGGCCCTGGGCGAACTGCTGGGCGATGCACGCCTGAGCGCGGAAACCCTGCCCGGCACCGACATCCGCCTCTGGCTGATCGACGCGCAGAACATGGACCGCGCGTTCAGCCCCGACGAAACCCGGCGCATCCTCGAAGAGCCGCCCTACTGGTGCTTCTGCTGGGCCAGCGGCCTGGTGCTGGCGCGCTGGCTGGCGGAACGGCCCGACTGGGTGCGCGGCAAGCGCGTGCTGGATTTCGGCGCGGGCTCCGGCATCGCCGCGATCGCCGCGGCCAAGGCCGGCGCCGCCGAAGTGGTGGCGTGCGACCTCGACCCGCTGGCGCTGGACGCGTGCCGCGCCAACGCCGAGCTCAATGGCGTGGAGCTGACCTACTCGGCGGACTTCTTCCAGGAGGAGGACCGCTTCGATCTGATCATCGTCGCCGACGTGCTCTACGACCGCGCCAACCTGCCGCTGCTGGACGAGTTCCTCAGCCGCGGCCGCGAAGCCCTGGTGGCCGACTCGCGGGTCCGCGACTTCAGCCATCCGCTCTACCAGCGCCTGGGGATACTCGACGGCTGCACCTGGCCGGACCTGGCCGAGCCGGCCGAATTCCGCCATGTGAGCCTGTACCACGCGCAACGTGGCTGA
- the ribH gene encoding 6,7-dimethyl-8-ribityllumazine synthase: MTLKTIEGTFIAPKGRFALVVGRFNSFVVESLVEGAIDALVRHGVAQDDITVIRAPGAFEIPLVAQKVAQRGEFDAIIALGAVIRGGTPHFEYVAGECTKGLAQVSLQFGVPVAFGVLTVDSIEQAIERSGTKAGNKGAEAALSALEMVSLLSQLEAK, translated from the coding sequence ATGACCCTGAAGACCATCGAAGGTACCTTCATCGCCCCCAAAGGCCGCTTCGCCCTGGTGGTTGGCCGCTTCAACAGCTTCGTGGTGGAAAGCCTGGTGGAAGGCGCCATCGACGCGCTGGTGCGCCACGGCGTTGCCCAGGACGACATCACCGTGATCCGCGCGCCGGGCGCCTTCGAAATCCCGCTGGTGGCGCAGAAAGTCGCCCAGCGCGGCGAGTTCGACGCCATCATCGCCCTCGGCGCGGTGATCCGTGGCGGCACCCCGCACTTCGAATACGTAGCCGGTGAGTGCACCAAAGGTCTGGCGCAGGTTTCCCTGCAGTTCGGCGTGCCGGTCGCCTTCGGCGTGCTGACTGTCGACTCCATCGAACAAGCCATCGAGCGCTCCGGCACCAAGGCCGGCAACAAAGGCGCCGAAGCTGCCCTGTCCGCCCTGGAAATGGTGAGCCTGCTGTCGCAGCTGGAGGCCAAGTGA
- a CDS encoding ABC transporter permease yields MYLLRLALASLSNRRFTAWLTIFAIALSACLLLAVERVRTEAKASFASTISGTDLIVGARSGSVNLLLYSVFRIGNATNNIRWESYETVTHSPLVKWAIPISLGDSHRGYRVMGTDTGYFEHYRFGRGQTLELAEGRPFGQDLFDVVLGAEVAQALHYKLGDRIVLAHGVSTISLVQHDDKPFTVVGILKRTGTPVDRTLHISLQGMEALHVDWKNGVPARGADRVSEDQARTMDLQPKAITAFLLGLKSKVATFTLQRQINEYDGEPLMAILPGVALQELWGLMGTAEKALFVVSLFVVLTGLIGMLTAILTSLNERRREMAILRSVGARPWHIFSLLVAEAFALALAGVVLGVGLLYAGIGGSQAYVQANYGIFLPLALPSAYEWTLLGGILLAALLIGCVPAWRAYRQSLADGLSIRL; encoded by the coding sequence ATGTACCTGTTGCGCCTGGCACTCGCCAGCCTGTCCAACCGCCGCTTCACCGCCTGGCTGACCATCTTCGCCATCGCCCTCTCCGCCTGCCTGCTGCTGGCGGTGGAGCGCGTGCGCACCGAGGCCAAGGCCAGCTTCGCCAGCACCATTTCCGGCACCGACCTGATCGTCGGTGCGCGCTCCGGGTCGGTGAACCTGCTGCTCTACTCGGTGTTCCGCATCGGCAACGCCACCAACAACATCCGCTGGGAAAGCTACGAGACGGTCACCCACAGCCCGCTGGTGAAATGGGCGATCCCGATTTCCCTGGGCGACTCGCACCGCGGCTACCGCGTGATGGGCACCGACACGGGCTATTTCGAGCACTACCGCTTCGGCCGCGGGCAGACACTGGAGCTGGCCGAGGGCCGGCCGTTCGGCCAGGACCTGTTCGACGTGGTGCTCGGCGCGGAGGTCGCGCAGGCACTGCATTACAAGCTCGGCGACAGGATCGTTCTCGCCCATGGCGTCAGCACCATCAGTCTGGTGCAGCACGACGACAAGCCGTTCACCGTGGTCGGCATCCTCAAGCGCACCGGCACGCCGGTGGACCGCACCCTGCACATTTCGCTGCAGGGCATGGAGGCGCTGCACGTCGACTGGAAGAACGGCGTCCCGGCGCGCGGCGCCGACCGCGTCAGCGAGGACCAGGCACGCACCATGGACCTGCAGCCCAAGGCGATCACCGCCTTCCTGCTGGGCCTCAAGAGCAAGGTGGCGACCTTCACCCTGCAGCGGCAGATCAACGAGTACGACGGCGAGCCGCTGATGGCGATCCTCCCGGGCGTGGCGCTGCAGGAGCTGTGGGGGCTGATGGGCACGGCGGAGAAGGCGCTGTTCGTGGTCTCCCTGTTCGTCGTCCTGACCGGCCTGATCGGCATGCTCACGGCGATCCTCACCAGCCTCAACGAGCGCCGCCGCGAAATGGCCATCCTGCGCTCGGTGGGCGCGCGGCCCTGGCACATCTTCAGCCTGCTGGTGGCGGAAGCCTTCGCCCTGGCGCTGGCTGGCGTGGTGCTGGGCGTCGGCCTGCTGTACGCCGGCATCGGCGGCAGCCAGGCCTATGTGCAGGCGAACTACGGCATCTTCCTGCCTTTGGCGCTGCCCAGCGCCTATGAATGGACGCTGCTGGGCGGCATACTCCTGGCCGCGCTGCTGATCGGCTGTGTACCGGCGTGGCGCGCCTATCGGCAGTCGCTGGCCGATGGCTTGTCGATCCGCCTCTGA
- a CDS encoding DUF3299 domain-containing protein yields the protein MRRLLFLLLLATSATVWAAPRELTWPELIPEGAPPPPPPVPLHDMSKLSDVLNAESGPAVKQQTPHAPVVQKLDGQEVKMPGYIVPLEVEEDGQTVRDFLLVPYYGACIHVPPPPSNQIVYVRGGKGVKVDELYQPFWIIGTLSVKAVESDLAEAGYQMQASSIEPYEYTGQ from the coding sequence ATGCGTCGCCTGCTGTTTCTGCTGTTGCTCGCCACCAGCGCCACCGTCTGGGCGGCGCCGCGCGAGCTGACCTGGCCCGAGCTGATTCCCGAGGGCGCGCCGCCGCCCCCACCGCCCGTGCCGCTGCACGATATGTCCAAGCTCTCCGACGTGCTCAATGCGGAGAGCGGCCCGGCGGTGAAGCAGCAGACGCCCCATGCCCCGGTGGTGCAGAAACTCGACGGCCAGGAAGTGAAGATGCCCGGCTACATCGTGCCGCTGGAGGTGGAAGAGGACGGCCAGACCGTACGCGACTTCCTGCTGGTGCCCTACTACGGCGCCTGCATTCACGTGCCGCCGCCGCCGTCTAACCAGATCGTTTATGTTCGAGGCGGCAAGGGGGTAAAAGTCGACGAGCTTTACCAGCCGTTCTGGATCATCGGCACGCTGAGCGTGAAGGCAGTGGAGAGCGACCTCGCCGAGGCCGGCTACCAGATGCAGGCCAGCAGCATCGAACCCTACGAATACACCGGACAGTGA
- a CDS encoding DUF2796 domain-containing protein: protein MRPLLLAVALLPIAAHAHDEHEHGSLGKHEHGVAQLNVALDGKTLELEMDSPAMNFVGFEHAATSDADKATVAAVQAQLKQPLQLLALPASAKCAVQSVELSSPLFGDAPKAEDDHDHEHADGDHDEHEGHHHADIDAHYQLTCAQPQDLASLDFAPLFKRFPATQKIQVQLIGPSGQQGAELTAANPTLNF from the coding sequence ATGCGCCCCCTGCTCCTCGCCGTCGCCCTGCTGCCCATCGCCGCCCACGCCCACGACGAACATGAACACGGCAGCCTCGGCAAGCACGAGCATGGCGTCGCCCAACTCAACGTGGCCCTCGACGGCAAGACCCTGGAGCTGGAGATGGACAGCCCGGCGATGAACTTCGTCGGCTTCGAGCACGCCGCCACCAGCGACGCCGACAAGGCGACCGTCGCGGCCGTGCAGGCGCAGCTCAAGCAGCCGCTGCAACTGCTCGCCCTGCCCGCGTCGGCCAAGTGCGCCGTGCAGTCTGTGGAACTCTCCAGCCCGCTGTTCGGCGACGCGCCCAAGGCCGAGGACGACCATGACCATGAGCACGCGGACGGCGACCACGACGAGCACGAAGGCCATCACCACGCCGACATCGACGCTCATTACCAGTTGACCTGCGCCCAGCCGCAGGACCTGGCCAGCCTCGATTTCGCGCCGCTGTTCAAACGCTTCCCGGCGACCCAGAAGATTCAGGTACAACTGATCGGCCCGAGCGGCCAGCAAGGTGCAGAATTGACCGCCGCCAACCCGACCCTGAACTTCTGA
- a CDS encoding ABC transporter ATP-binding protein, whose protein sequence is MTALLELDNLGFAWPGQAELLDIPAFALARGETLFLKGPSGSGKTTLLGLLGGVQRPQRGSVKLLGEDIAQMKPARRDHFRVDHTGYIFQQFNLLPFLSVRENVELPCHFSRSRSERATLRHGSVARAAETLLSHLGLGDATLIERRADSLSIGQQQRVAAARALIGQPELVIADEPTSALDSDAREAFLQLLFAECREAGASLLFVSHDQSLAPLFDRSVSLADLNRATRAPGI, encoded by the coding sequence ATGACCGCACTGCTCGAACTCGACAACCTCGGTTTCGCCTGGCCCGGCCAGGCGGAGCTGCTGGACATCCCCGCCTTCGCGCTGGCCCGTGGCGAAACCCTGTTCCTCAAGGGCCCCTCCGGCAGTGGCAAGACCACCCTGCTCGGCCTGCTCGGCGGCGTGCAGCGCCCGCAGCGTGGCAGCGTGAAGTTGCTGGGCGAGGACATCGCGCAGATGAAGCCGGCGCGCCGCGATCACTTTCGCGTCGACCACACCGGCTACATCTTCCAGCAATTCAACCTGCTGCCGTTCCTCTCGGTGCGCGAGAACGTCGAGCTGCCCTGCCACTTCTCGCGCAGCCGGTCCGAGCGAGCGACGCTGCGCCATGGCAGCGTCGCCAGGGCTGCGGAAACCCTGCTCAGCCACCTGGGCCTGGGCGACGCCACGCTGATCGAGCGCCGCGCCGACAGCCTGTCCATCGGCCAGCAGCAACGCGTTGCCGCCGCCCGCGCACTGATCGGCCAGCCGGAACTGGTGATCGCCGACGAGCCGACCTCGGCCCTGGACTCCGACGCCCGCGAAGCCTTCCTCCAGCTGCTGTTCGCCGAATGCCGCGAGGCTGGCGCCAGCCTGCTGTTCGTCAGCCATGACCAGAGCCTCGCGCCGCTGTTCGACCGCAGCGTCTCCCTCGCCGACCTCAACCGCGCCACCCGCGCCCCGGGAATCTGA
- the trxA gene encoding thioredoxin, with the protein MSDTPYIFDASIANFDQVVIENSFHKPVLVDFWADWCAPCKALMPLLAQITESYQGELLLAKVNCDVEQDIVMRFGIRSLPTVVLFKDGRPVDGFAGAQPESAIRQMLEQHVQPPAPAAGNPLELAQAAFNEGRFADAEAQLKALLGEDNTNAAALILYARCLAERGELGEAETVLDAVKSDEHKQALAAAKAQLTFLRQAADLPDAAALKTRLAADANDDEATYQLAIQQLARQQYEAALDALLKLFVRNRSYGEDLPRKTLVQVFDLLGNDHPLVITYRRKLANVLY; encoded by the coding sequence ATGAGCGATACGCCCTACATCTTCGACGCCAGCATCGCCAACTTCGATCAGGTCGTCATCGAGAACTCCTTCCACAAGCCGGTCCTGGTGGACTTCTGGGCCGACTGGTGCGCGCCGTGCAAGGCGCTGATGCCGCTGCTGGCGCAGATCACCGAGTCCTACCAGGGCGAATTGCTGCTGGCCAAGGTCAACTGCGACGTCGAGCAGGACATCGTGATGCGCTTCGGCATCCGCAGCCTGCCCACCGTGGTGCTGTTCAAGGACGGCCGGCCGGTGGACGGCTTCGCCGGCGCGCAGCCCGAATCGGCGATCCGCCAGATGCTCGAACAGCACGTCCAGCCGCCCGCCCCGGCCGCCGGCAATCCGCTGGAGCTGGCGCAGGCCGCCTTCAACGAGGGCCGCTTCGCCGACGCCGAAGCGCAATTGAAAGCGCTGCTGGGCGAGGACAACACCAACGCCGCCGCTCTGATCCTCTATGCCCGCTGCCTCGCCGAGCGCGGCGAGCTGGGTGAGGCCGAGACCGTGCTCGACGCGGTGAAGAGCGACGAACACAAGCAGGCGCTGGCCGCCGCCAAGGCCCAGCTGACCTTCTTGCGCCAGGCGGCCGACCTGCCCGACGCCGCCGCGCTGAAGACCCGCCTGGCCGCCGACGCCAATGACGACGAAGCCACCTACCAGCTGGCCATCCAGCAACTGGCCCGCCAGCAATACGAGGCGGCGCTGGACGCCCTGCTCAAGCTGTTCGTGCGCAACCGCAGCTACGGCGAGGACCTGCCGCGCAAGACGCTGGTCCAGGTATTCGACCTGCTGGGCAACGACCACCCGCTGGTGATCACCTACCGGCGCAAGCTAGCGAACGTGTTGTATTGA
- a CDS encoding SirB2 family protein produces MYLELKALHVSLAIISTLLFLLRLGLSWWGKRSSGWQRGLPHLVDTLLLLSALGLVHLAMPWPLPVWLQVKIGLLVLYIVLAALALRSASKPRKAVLSALALSSLASVFYLAVNKPWW; encoded by the coding sequence ATGTACCTCGAACTCAAAGCACTGCACGTCAGCCTGGCGATCATCAGCACCCTGCTCTTCCTGCTGCGCCTGGGGCTGAGCTGGTGGGGCAAGCGCTCCTCGGGCTGGCAACGCGGCCTGCCCCATCTGGTCGACACCCTGCTGCTGCTCAGTGCGCTGGGCCTGGTACACCTGGCCATGCCCTGGCCGCTGCCGGTGTGGCTGCAGGTCAAGATCGGCCTGCTGGTGCTCTACATCGTGCTGGCGGCCTTGGCGCTGCGCAGCGCATCGAAACCGCGCAAGGCCGTGCTCAGTGCGCTGGCATTGAGTTCGCTGGCCAGCGTCTTCTATCTGGCGGTCAACAAACCCTGGTGGTGA
- a CDS encoding YbaY family lipoprotein, with amino-acid sequence MFARLLCLSLTVLLAACASEKPAPATPPAAVSKRSSSPLDAPVPANMRALTGQLSSAQGFLPAGSEVELALLVIDQRDRPQQLLSSEKMIATGQALPFRVVFNPQSFPAGARVELHGRVSQSGQLAWRLPPVRITQPETRALGELRVERAP; translated from the coding sequence ATGTTTGCCCGCCTGCTCTGCCTGTCCCTGACCGTACTGCTGGCCGCCTGCGCCAGCGAGAAGCCCGCGCCGGCCACGCCGCCGGCTGCCGTCTCGAAGCGATCGTCATCGCCGCTGGACGCGCCGGTGCCGGCCAATATGCGCGCCCTCACCGGCCAGCTCAGCAGTGCCCAGGGCTTCCTGCCGGCGGGCAGCGAAGTGGAGCTGGCGCTGCTGGTGATCGACCAGCGCGACCGCCCGCAACAGTTGCTGTCCAGCGAGAAGATGATCGCCACCGGCCAGGCCCTGCCGTTCCGCGTGGTGTTCAACCCGCAATCCTTCCCCGCCGGCGCCCGCGTCGAACTGCACGGCCGCGTCTCGCAGTCAGGGCAACTGGCCTGGCGCCTGCCACCGGTACGCATCACCCAGCCGGAAACCCGCGCCCTGGGCGAACTGCGCGTGGAACGCGCGCCGTGA